Proteins co-encoded in one Rattus rattus isolate New Zealand chromosome 5, Rrattus_CSIRO_v1, whole genome shotgun sequence genomic window:
- the LOC116901807 gene encoding uncharacterized protein LOC116901807 encodes MPRPLVATVPAPTGGGLRPRRSPCQPASRAQVPAPLPTSGLPALRVPGDQPLEIVCLKAETLATRGSCLAGLQPMCAYPLRVPNTAGKPSDALTFPWPFQARQRAKRLRLWSSLHLAI; translated from the exons ATGCCTCG gccTCTAGTGGctacagtcccagcacccaccggAGGGGGCCTCCGCCCCCGCCGCTCCCCCTGTCAGCCAGCCAGTAGGGCGCAGGTCCCCGCCCCTCTTCCAACTTCTGGGCTCCCAGCTCTGCGCGTGCCCGGCGACCAGCCCTTAGAGATCGTCTGCTTAAAGGCTGAGACCCTCGCCACCAGAG GCTCTTGCCTCGCTGGCCTCCAGCCTATGTGTGCCTACCCACTACGCGTCCCCAACACCGCAGGGAAGCCATCGGACGCGTTAACCTTTCCGTGGCCATTTCAAGCAAGGCAAAGGGCCAAGCGTCTAAGACTCTGGTCTTCTCTGCACCTG gCAATATGA
- the Dll4 gene encoding delta-like protein 4, with translation MTPGSRSACPWALLLLAVLWPQQRAAGSGIFQLRLQEFANERGMLANGRPCEPGCRTFFRICLKHYQATFSEGPCTFGNVSTPVLGTNSFVIRDKNSGSGRNPLQLPFNFTWPGTFSLNIQAWHTPGDDLRPETSPGNSLISQIIIQGSLAVGKNWKSDEQNNTLTRLRYSYRVVCSDNYYGDSCSRLCKKRDDHFGHYECQPDGSLSCLPGWTGKYCDQPICLSGCHEQNGYCSKPDECNCRPGWQGPLCNECIPHNGCRHGTCTIPWQCACDEGWGGLFCDQDLNYCTHHSPCKNGSTCSNSGPRGYTCTCLPGYTGEHCELELSKCASNPCRNGGSCKDHENSYHCLCPPGYYGQHCEHSTLTCADSPCFNGGSCRERNQGASYACECPPNFTGSNCEKKVDRCTSNPCANGGQCLNRGSSRTCRCRPGFTGTHCELHISDCARSPCAHGGTCHDLENGPVCTCPAGFSGRRCEVRITNDACASGPCFNGATCYTGLSPNNFVCNCPYGFVGSRCEFPVGLPPSFPWVAVSLGVGLVVLLVLLVMVAVAVRQLRLRRPDDDSREAMNNLSDFQKDNLIPAAQLKNTNQKKELEVDCGLDKSNCGKLQNHTLDYNLAPGFLGRGSTPGKYPHSDKSLGEKVPLRLHSEKPACRISAICSPRDSMYQSVCLISEERNECVIATEV, from the exons ATGACGCCTGGGTCCCGGAGCGCCTGTCCCTGGGCGCTACTGCTGCTGGCGGTCCTGTGGCCGCAG CAGCGCGCGGCGGGCTCCGGCATCTTCCAGTTGCGGCTGCAGGAGTTCGCCAACGAGCGCGGTATGCTGGCCAATGGGCGGCCCTGCGAGCCCGGCTGCCGGACTTTCTTCCGAATCTGCCTTAAGCATTACCAGGCAACCTTCTCCGAGGGACCCTGCACCTTTGGCAACGTCTCCACGCCGGTATTGGGCACCAATTCCTTCGTCATCAGGGACAAGAATAGCGGCAGTGGTCGTAACCCTCTTCAACTGCCCTTCAATTTTACCTGGCCG ggaACCTTCTCACTCAACATCCAAGCTTGGCACACGCCGGGAGACGACCTGCGGCCAG AGACTTCACCAGGAAATTCACTTATCAGCCAAATCATCATCCAAGGCTCCCTTGCTGTGGGTAAGAATTGGAAATCAGATGAGCAAAATAACACCCTCACAAGACTGCGCTACTCTTACCGGGTCGTCTGCAGCGACAACTACTATGGAGATAGCTGTTCTCGCCTGTGCAAGAAGCGCGATGACCACTTCGGACATTATGAGTGCCAACCAGATGGCAGCCTGTCCTGCCTGCCGGGCTGGACTGGGAAATACTGTGATCAGC CTATATGTCTTTCTGGCTGTCACGAgcagaatggctactgcagcaaGCCAGATGAGTGCAA CTGCCGTCCAGGTTGGCAGGGCCCCTTATGCAATGAATGTATCCCCCACAATGGCTGTCGTCATGGCACCTGCACCATCCCCTGGCAATGTGCCTGCGATGAGGGCTGgggaggtctgttttgtgaccaag ATCTTAATTACTGCACTCACCACTCTCCGTGCAAGAATGGATCAACTTGCTCCAACAGTGGGCCGAGGGGCTATACCTGCACCTGTCTCCCAGGCTACACTGGTGAGCACTGTGAGCTGGAACTCAGCAAGTGTGCCAGCAACCCCTGTCGAAATGGTGGCAGCTGTAAG GACCATGAGAATAGCTACCACTGCCTGTGTCCCCCGGGCTACTATGGCCAGCACTGTGAACACAGTACCTTGACCTGTGCGGACTCACCCTGCTTCAATGGAGGCTCCTGCCGGGAGCGCAACCAGGGGGCCAGTTATGCCTGCGAGTGTCCCCCTAACTTCACTGGCTCCAACTGTGAGAAGAAAGTCGACAGGTGTACCAGCAACCCCTGTGCCAATG GAGGCCAGTGCCTGAACAGAGGTTCAAGCCGGACCTGCCGCTGTCGACCTGGATTCACAGGCACCCACTGTGAACTGCACATCAGCGATTGTGCCCGAAGCCCCTGTGCCCATGGGGGCACTTGCCACGATCTGGAGAACGGGCCTGTGTGCACCTGCCCTGCTGGCTTTTCTGGCAGGCGCTGCGAGGTGCGGATAACCAACGACGCCTGTGCCTCAGGACCCTGCTTCAATGGGGCCACTTGCTACACTGGCCTCTCCCCAAACAACTTTGTCTGCAACTGTCCTTATGGCTTTGTGGGCAGCCGCTGCGAGTTTCCCGTGGGCTTGCCACCCAGCTTCCCCTGGGTAGCTGTCTCCTTGGGTGTGGGGCTGGTGGTACTGCTGGTGTTGCTGGTCATGGTGGCAGTGGCTGTGCGGCAGCTGCGGCTTCGGAGGCCCGATGACGACAGCAGGGAAGCCATGAACAATTTGTCAGACTTCCAGAAGGACAACCTAATCCCTGCTGCCCAGCTCAAGAACACAAACCAGAAGAAGGAGCTGGAAGTGGATTGTGGCCTGGACAAGTCCAACTGTGGCAAACTGCAGAACCACACACTGGACTATAATCTGGCCCCAGGATTCCTGGGGCGGGGGAGCACACCTGGGAAGTATCCTCACAGCGACAAGAGTTTAGGAGAGAAGGTGCCACTTCGGTTACACAG TGAAAAGCCAGCGTGTCGAATATCAGCGATATGCTCCCCCAGGGACTCTATGTACCAGTCAGTATGTTTGATATCAGAAGAGAGGAACGAATGTGTCATTGCCACAGAG GTATAA